In the Colletotrichum lupini chromosome 4, complete sequence genome, GTAGAGGAGCTGATGGACGCGGTTGAGGAGGCGGCGCATGGAGATGCAGGCGAGGAAGTAGAGGGAAGATTGCTCCTCGACTTGAGAGTCTTTATGTGTGCTGTACTCTCCTGGGAGAGGCGTTGTAGACTCGATGCGGGCGACACCCGATTGTGGAAGCCCAGAGAGCTCCGCAAGATAGTCACTTGAGATTTGTTAGCTGCAGGCACGGCAACGTACTGGGTCACGGCTCGTACCTCTCAAGGATGTAACAAGACCAAAAGATCCTTCGGATTCGTTCTTGGTCCTCCGCGGACTCGGACTCTGGCGGGTAAGACAGAAGCAAAAGGCATTTTGCGGATGCTGCGTTGATATATTCCCACGCCTGCAAAGGCCGACGGAGGAAGGCAAAGTACATCCTGAAGTATCATGTTAGTGACTTTCTGTATTGAGAAACGATGCTCGATACTCACGCCGTGAAGAACAGGCAGTGGGTTGCAGTGCTTCCAACATTGGTGTGCACCACATGCAGCTTCTTCAAGACACTGTCAAAGTACATGTCACCCATGGCCCTCTTGGAAGCCCTCCGTTTACGATCCTCCTCGCTCAAGGAAGACGTGCTCGCCAGCCCCGTAGTCACTAGGCCAACACACCCCAGCGCCATTGTGAGCAGCGCAAGACAGACAAGAATGCTGTCTCCCTCAGGAATGCCATCGGCGATTAGGTTGCGGACCTGCTCAAGCTGGTTGCGAGACATGGTCGGATACCAAAAGTTGATGGTGTGCTCAAACGATTCGATGATCTCGTCAATGTCCTCCGCAGTCACGTAGGGGTACACGGGTGTTGCACGCGTCTTTACTGCCGGCCGTGACTGTTCGAGGTGGAAGATGGGGACATATCCATCCCTCATATTCGGAAAGGCGTCAAAATGAGGCCATTGTAGCACAGATTCTGTGGTACTCGTGTGCATAGAGTCGAGCACGGCATTCTCAAAGTTGTTCTGATCCTGCGGCTCCGAGATGGGGGTCCGTTGTGGGTGATGGATCTCGTTCAGAGGCGACCCGGAAAAGGAACCCCGCGAGGCGGATCGGAGGGCCGGAGAGACCACGGATGGACGGTGGTCGGCATACGGCGCCGTCCCCTTGAACACACCATCGTGAGATGGGTTCGGTGAAAAGTGGAATGTAGAGGAGACGGGACTGACGATGGTGGCCTTCATCTCATGAAGGAACTTCTCCACCCGGAGTACACCCTCAAGGATGAGGTCGCTCTTCCCGCGCCTAATGACGTGATGGTCAGAACTTAGACTCACAGCAAGAAAGCAAGTTTTCCTCCTACTCTCCTCGCGCCCCCGAGCTTGCGGAAGTCGGTGTTTTGCGCCGGGGATCACGGCTCCGGGAGGCGTGAGGAGACGAGTGTGGTTCTTTTGAGGGCCGGACTCCTTAACTTACGAATTAGCTTCGGACCCATAGGTGCATTCCTGATGCGACGCAGAGCAGGATGCGCATGGCGTGTTGCCATTGCATCTGTGCAGTGAGGTCTCGTTAATCTTGATGCTGTCCCGAGAGACTGGTTCGGTCTGGGCCTGGGTTGCTTGGCCGGCTTGTCTTGGTTCCACGTACCTGATCTTCCTTGCGCGGCATGTGTCGCACTGAAGTATGCGATGCGTTGTCAGCGATGAGCTTTTCGGGGTTTCGGCTGGGTAGCCGGCCAGAACATGTGGGGAGAGAAGAGTTTAAGCTTAGAGAGATGACACTCGAAAATGAGAGAAGATCTTCGCGATGGTGGAACGAAAGCAGTTAAGCGTGAAGTGTTTTTGGTAGTCGCAGTGTTCGTGAAGAACTCTTTTGGCGGTTCAATGTGACAGTGAAATGATAGTCACGAGTTGTCACTTTGTCCTACGCCAAAACGATACTTACGAAAGAGGTGAACTGTGTTGCTTGCAGGATTCTAAGAAAATGCAATTCACATACCGCATGACTTGTCCTCAACCTCTTCCTCGACGGCTCATTGATCGTGTCATTATCCAGTGACTCCATCGCAACTGCTGGGTGGCATGGCGTAGCAACAGCGTCCGTAACAGCAAGAAAGCCTGGTTCCGCAGTGAAGGGGGTTCTCGATCCGAAGCGGACCGAGTCGGAGCAGAGTTTGGGGGCAGTGGACtggagaaaaaaaagaatggACGGCACAAGGGGGTCAAAGGAGGAATCCCAGCAGCAGGACATGCATATATGCACCCACGTGTAGTGCGGGGGAAGGGCGATGATGTGGAGAAGGGGGTGAGTTCATTAGGAAGAATTTGGAGAAACGTAGACGGGGGCTTGGCTAGGAAGGGGAAAAGCTTGTGGGATCATGAGATGGTGGGATGCCGGGTAAAAATTGGACTCAGTCTAGGATCTCTATGGCTTCCCGTGGTTTCGCTCCGTGCAGCCCCGGCACGTCTATGAGGGGAGCCCACAAGGTCCCAGGCGGGGGAACATCAACATCGCTTGGGTCAAAGACGGATGTATGTCCCATCGTGGCATTCGTCTATTACGAGTTGGAGAGAAGCACATGTGACGATGTGACAGGTGACTCTCAACTCCTTCTAAGCTGTGCCGCTTTGCCAGTTTTCTGTAGGGATACAATAGGCGATTAAGCTTTTCCTTCATTCCTTCAGACGTGACCGCGGTACGAACACTTAAGTAAGACTGTTGGTTGGGTTCGCCTGATGTGGCTGTTCATAGAACATGGCGCCGTTAGCCCATTTTCTTAGTCCAAACGGTGCCGCCCCAATCATAGTGAAGGACGCTTTTTTGCACGAAGTACCATCAACAGACAGACGAATCGACTGTCTCCATGAACACTGGTTTTGATGTTGCACTTCGCACATAATGAAACATTCACATCGCAGATCATCTGAACCTTTATCAGAAACATCTTGATTAGAGTCTTTAGATAGCGAGATAGACGGTAAATGCAGGTGAATCCTAGCTCTAGACCTGGTGTTTAGACCGGTATCGCCCCACAAATGCCGCTTAAGCCCGGCCCGGTACAGATATCTACTAGACATACGCCGCCTTTTCGTCCTGGCCGACCTGCATAGTCTTCAGGACAGTCTCGGCCGAACGAGGCTCCAAGCTCTTCTTGACAGGGTTCGGGGCACTGAAGACCTCCTCCAACTCCTCAAGCGTACGATCCTTGGTCTCGGGCCAGAAGAAGTACTAGTAGTCAATTAGCGGAGTTCTGGCATATCCAGTTAGGGACCAGTGCGAAACTTACAATGATGACTGCTTCAAAGAGGTCCCAGAAGATGAAGACAATGTAGAAGTAGTACTTGATGTTGAGGAAAGCCGGTCCACTGGCGTACTGGATAACGGTGCTTCCGATAGCACTGGCAAAGTTACCGACTGCAGTACCCTTGGCGCGAGTGGAGGTGCTGAGGGTCTC is a window encoding:
- a CDS encoding C6 zinc finger domain-containing protein; protein product: MNSPPSPHHRPSPALHSTAPKLCSDSVRFGSRTPFTAEPGFLAVTDAVATPCHPAVAMESLDNDTINEPSRKRLRTSHACDTCRARKIRCNGNTPCASCSASHQECTYGSEANSRGKSDLILEGVLRVEKFLHEMKATIVSPVSSTFHFSPNPSHDGVFKGTAPYADHRPSVVSPALRSASRGSFSGSPLNEIHHPQRTPISEPQDQNNFENAVLDSMHTSTTESVLQWPHFDAFPNMRDGYVPIFHLEQSRPAVKTRATPVYPYVTAEDIDEIIESFEHTINFWYPTMSRNQLEQVRNLIADGIPEGDSILVCLALLTMALGCVGLVTTGLASTSSLSEEDRKRRASKRAMGDMYFDSVLKKLHVVHTNVGSTATHCLFFTAMYFAFLRRPLQAWEYINAASAKCLLLLSYPPESESAEDQERIRRIFWSCYILESDYLAELSGLPQSGVARIESTTPLPGEYSTHKDSQVEEQSSLYFLACISMRRLLNRVHQLLYARGTGAALDHARFPYVVAELNHQLDDWREVLPPAFAFSVGFNELGNNQGTATEHGGFLRQRYLTCRSVIYRPYLMWMLSGMAGGNGASSELLVSQDALKNCKACLDACLLHILNLRGFGQTVMVDTWICSLSMAGAMLVLLAACRIPALKDMIGPEVLGAGDHLKQLLQGWQSTMGEPTSPSVNQAIRIISDVDRFIQEVYRAGDSYSMRRHP